The following coding sequences are from one Coffea arabica cultivar ET-39 chromosome 11e, Coffea Arabica ET-39 HiFi, whole genome shotgun sequence window:
- the LOC113716697 gene encoding methyltransferase FGSG_00040 codes for MIEVEYESPEIDEEEAKMQQLRSKATELLLREEWREAIEAYSNLILLCQNHLLKLHQEKLQKSLCLAYSNRAEARFRLREYAAALKDCEEALKIESAHFKTLLCKGKILFNLNRYGVALDCFRATNLDPQASSNSETLNDYLDRCKKLEFFSRTGSFDLSDWILNGFRGKMPELAEYIGGVEIKKSEISGRGLFATKNIDSGTLLLVTKAIATERGIFSPEDSGENAQMLMWKNFIHKVIESARRCSITKNLIRLLSTGENENDRVVPEIDLFRPEAEDSCISNHDLDVEQLSSILDVNSFVEGAISGKVLGENSRYYGVGLWLLASFINHSCEPNVRRLHIGDHLLIHASRDIKAGEELTFAYFDVFQPLRNRKDMVEIWGFSCSCRRCKFEEGLCHKEEMGEVAMVLGKGLDMGAFVYKLEEVMKRWLVRGKGKGYLRASFWEAYAEAVGSERSVRRWGRRIPPIETLVDSVVDAVGSDERVVKLLMKGLKRSGKVGGGVMEMERAMKLGRGIYGKVMKRQALRTLLQLGTS; via the coding sequence ATGATAGAGGTAGAATACGAATCACCAGAAATCGATGAAGAGGAGGCCAAGATGCAGCAATTGAGATCCAAAGCCACAGAGCTACTCCTAAGAGAAGAATGGAGGGAGGCCATAGAGGCCTACTCTAACCTTATTTTGCTCTGTCAAAACCATCTGTTAAAACTTCATCAAGAAAAGCTGCAAAAATCCCTGTGTTTAGCCTACTCAAATCGAGCCGAAGCCCGGTTTCGCCTGAGAGAATACGCAGCAGCTCTAAAAGATTGTGAGGAAGCTCTGAAAATTGAAAGTGCCCATTTCAAGACTCTTCTTTGCAAAGGCAAGATTCTGTTCAATCTCAATAGATATGGGGTTGCGTTGGATTGCTTCAGAGCAACAAATCTTGATCCTCAGGCAAGTTCCAATTCTGAAACTCTTAATGATTACTTAGATAGATGCAAGAAACTGGAGTTTTTTTCAAGAACTGGATCTTTTGATCTTTCTGATTGGATTCTCAATGGATTTCGCGGAAAAATGCCAGAACTGGCCGAGTACATTGGTGGCGTTGAGATCAAGAAGTCTGAGATTAGTGGGCGTGGCTTATTTGCTACAAAGAATATTGATAGTGGCACATTGCTGCTGGTAACCAAAGCAATTGCTACTGAGAGAGGCATTTTTTCCCCTGAAGATTCGGGTGAAAATGCACAAATGCTTATGTGGAAGAATTTCATTCATAAGGTGATTGAATCAGCTAGAAGATGCAGCATAACCAAAAACTTGATTCGCTTGCTATCTAcaggtgaaaatgaaaatgataggGTGGTTCCTGAGATAGATTTGTTTAGACCTGAAGCAGAGGACAGTTGCATTTCCAATCATGACCTTGATGTGGAGCAGTTGTCAAGCATATTGGATGTTAATTCCTTTGTGGAAGGTGCAATTTCTGGGAAAGTTTTGGGTGAAAATAGTCGTTATTACGGGGTTGGGCTCTGGTTATTAGCTTCTTTCATCAATCACTCATGTGAGCCCAATGTGAGGCGTTTGCACATTGGTGATCACCTATTAATTCATGCTTCTAGGGATATCAAGGCAGGTGAAGAGCTCACGTTTGCCTATTTTGATGTGTTCCAGCCATTAAGGAACCGAAAAGATATGGTGGAAATTTGGGGGTTTAGTTGTAGCTGCAGGAGGTGCAAATTCGAGGAAGGTTTGTGTCATAAAGAAGAAATGGGAGAGGTTGCAATGGTTCTTGGGAAAGGACTAGATATGGGAGCTTTTGTTtacaaattggaagaggttaTGAAGAGATGGTTGGTGAGGGGGAAAGGAAAGGGCTACCTGAGAGCATCATTTTGGGAAGCCTATGCAGAAGCTGTTGGATCAGAGAGATCAGTGAGGAGATGGGGAAGAAGGATTCCACCAATTGAGACTCTGGTGGATAGCGTTGTAGATGCAGTTGGAAGTGATGAAAGAGTAGTGAAATTATTGATGAAAGGATTGAAGAGAAGTGGTAAAGTTGGTGGTGGAGTGATGGAAATGGAGAGAGCAATGAAGTTAGGAAGAGGGATTTATGGGAAAGTTATGAAAAGACAAGCATTGAGGACTCTGCTTCAGCTTGGCACTTCATGA
- the LOC140021634 gene encoding NAC domain-containing protein 2-like encodes MVGRNSSDLPPGFRFHPTDEELIVYYLRNQAISRPCPVSIIPEVDIYKFDPWDLPEKTEFGENEWYFFTPRDRKYPNGVRPNRAAVSGYWKATGTDKSIYSGSKYVGVKKALVFYQGRPPKGIKTDWIMHEYRLSEPRSQPNKQNGSMRLDDWVLCRIYKKKNLGKALDIKAEDQSTETLTTTADAASCEPQQTQLSKFPRICSLSHLWEMECMGTISQLFGDNSYNAVYDNQNIVNSNGNHVSRQLGEVPHQFQGNQSGILNQPVYVHPVYEFQ; translated from the exons ATGGTAGGAAGAAACAGTTCTGACCTCCCTCCTGGTTTTAGATTCCATCCCACTGATGAAGAACTAATCGTGTATTACCTAAGAAACCAGGCTATTTCTAGGCCATGCCCCGTTTCAATTATCCCTGAAGTTGACATCTATAAGTTTGATCCCTGGGATTTGCCTG AGAAAACCGAATTTGGCGAAAATGAATGGTATTTCTTTACCCCTCGAGATAGGAAATACCCAAATGGAGTACGTCCCAATAGGGCAGCTGTTTCAGGTTACTGGAAGGCCACTGGAACGGACAAGTCTATCTACAGTGGATCTAAATATGTTGGGGTCAAGAAAGCACTTGTTTTCTACCAGGGCAGACCTCCAAAGGGTATCAAGACTGATTGGATTATGCATGAATATCGCTTGAGTGAACCAAGATCTCAACCTAACAAGCAAAATGGTTCCATGAGG CTGGATGATTGGGTTCTTTGCAGAATttataagaagaaaaatttggGAAAAGCCCTTGATATCAAAGCTGAAGATCAAAGTACCGAGACTCTGACAACAACGGCTGATGCGGCTAGTTGTGAACCACAGCAAACACAGTTGTCGAAATTCCCTAGGATTTGCTCGCTATCTCATCTATGGGAAATGGAGTGCATGGGCACAATTTCACAGCTATTTGGAGACAATTCTTATAATGCAGTCTACGATAATCAAAACATAGTTAACAGCAATGGAAATCATGTTTCAAGACAATTAGGAGAAGTCCCACACCAGTTCCAGGGAAATCAGAGTGGAATCTTGAACCAGCCGGTCTATGTGCACCCGGTTTACGAATTCCAGTGA